One stretch of Hydrogenovibrio kuenenii DSM 12350 DNA includes these proteins:
- a CDS encoding response regulator transcription factor, with the protein MAMLNNDYTITIVEDDPLQLENLATALSEQGFKIKAFTDRATAEASFDEALPDLVISDIILGNEIDGGFELAKHLLSFETAIPVIFLSERQSEFDIYTGHALGAIDYLPKPISLGVLTAKVKNLLRITGSIQVSDDGGKSLINGLNLANNEFKAYWHDQVLDLTATEFEMLKQFALTGEKGVVTYDKLQESTQGVVERNTINTHICRIRNAFKKVDQGFDLIHNEYGRGYSWRQK; encoded by the coding sequence ATGGCAATGTTGAATAACGATTACACCATTACAATTGTAGAAGATGACCCTCTACAACTGGAAAATTTAGCGACCGCACTTTCTGAACAAGGCTTTAAAATCAAAGCTTTTACTGACCGAGCTACGGCAGAAGCTAGTTTTGATGAAGCCCTGCCGGATCTAGTGATTTCGGATATTATTTTAGGGAATGAGATTGATGGCGGCTTTGAGCTAGCAAAACATCTTTTATCATTTGAAACAGCTATCCCAGTTATCTTTCTTTCAGAAAGGCAGTCGGAGTTTGATATTTATACAGGCCATGCACTAGGCGCAATTGATTACTTACCAAAACCAATCAGTTTAGGCGTCTTGACAGCAAAAGTTAAAAACCTATTGCGCATCACAGGTTCGATACAGGTCAGTGATGATGGCGGTAAATCATTGATTAATGGTCTTAACCTAGCCAATAACGAATTTAAGGCTTACTGGCACGATCAAGTTCTGGATTTAACGGCAACAGAGTTTGAAATGCTCAAACAGTTTGCCTTGACGGGTGAAAAAGGTGTCGTCACCTATGATAAATTACAAGAATCTACACAAGGTGTTGTTGAAAGAAATACGATCAATACGCATATATGTAGAATTCGAAACGCCTTCAAAAAGGTCGATCAAGGTTTTGATTTGATTCATAACGAATACGGCCGAGGATACAGCTGGCGACAAAAATGA
- a CDS encoding cupin domain-containing protein — protein sequence MIPNHSVELRQEVSQQQWQAQADVKEYMSAVNPPMPKIDVESFPASLHQSGATRVIPFDLSKALDIEYPATSPNLMANFVRICKGESLKTSAKVTSQMFYVINGQGKTQMSEGTIEWKTGDLFTLPSVESALHSATEDTSIYWVNDSPLLKYLGVQPAEKRFTPVLYTKEHLDHELEKVRQEGEGRNRTGILLSNPNFPKTMTLTHTLWSLYNALPAGVVQKPHRHNSVAIDYCVAAGPDTYTLISEEVDENGELVNPIKAMWEPGAVFVTPPGWWHSHHNHSGEDAIVLPIQDAGLIMNMQVLDFQYIR from the coding sequence ATGATTCCAAATCATAGTGTTGAACTACGCCAAGAAGTTTCGCAACAACAATGGCAAGCTCAAGCTGACGTTAAAGAATATATGTCGGCTGTTAACCCTCCTATGCCCAAAATTGATGTTGAAAGCTTTCCTGCTTCTTTGCATCAATCCGGGGCAACGCGCGTTATCCCATTTGATTTATCGAAAGCTTTAGATATCGAGTACCCAGCTACCTCACCTAACCTTATGGCTAACTTCGTGCGCATATGCAAAGGTGAGTCTTTAAAAACTTCAGCCAAAGTGACCTCTCAGATGTTTTATGTCATCAATGGGCAAGGTAAAACCCAGATGTCGGAAGGTACTATTGAGTGGAAAACTGGTGATCTTTTTACACTCCCTTCTGTTGAAAGTGCATTGCATTCAGCAACCGAGGATACTTCAATTTACTGGGTAAATGACTCCCCTCTATTGAAATACTTAGGTGTTCAGCCCGCTGAGAAACGCTTTACACCTGTGCTTTATACAAAAGAGCACTTAGACCATGAATTAGAAAAGGTTAGACAAGAAGGTGAAGGAAGAAATAGAACAGGAATTCTTTTGTCGAACCCAAACTTCCCGAAAACCATGACGCTCACGCATACTTTGTGGTCACTATATAACGCCCTACCCGCAGGCGTTGTGCAAAAACCACACAGACATAATTCTGTGGCCATTGATTATTGTGTTGCGGCTGGGCCAGACACCTACACACTCATAAGTGAAGAAGTTGATGAAAATGGTGAATTAGTAAACCCCATTAAAGCAATGTGGGAACCAGGAGCAGTTTTTGTTACACCTCCAGGTTGGTGGCACTCTCATCATAACCATTCAGGTGAGGATGCAATTGTCTTACCAATTCAAGATGCTGGATTAATTATGAATATGCAGGTTTTAGACTTCCAGTACATCCGTTAA